In the Rhodothermales bacterium genome, CCGTGGAGGTGGCGCCGGACGAATACACCCTCACGTTCGAGTTCGCCGCCCTCAGCTTCACGAACCCGCACCACAACGAGTACGCGGCGATGATGGTGGGCTTCGACGCGGACTGGGTGGACCTCGGGACGAGCCGCCGCGCGACGTACACGAACCTCCCGCCGGGCCGCTACACGTTCCGTGTGAAGGCGGCGAACGAGGACGGCGTGTGGAACGAGGAGGGCACTGCGATCCCGCTCGTCGTGCGCCCGCGCTTCTTCCAGACCGCGTGGTTCCGGCTGCTGGCCGTCCTCGGTGCCGTCGCGTTCGTGGGTGCCGTCGGGTGGTCGGCGTCGCGGCGGCAGTACCGACGCGAGCTCGCCCGGCTCCAGGCCCGGCAGGCGCTCGAAGCCGAGCGCACGCGGATCTCGCGCGACATGCACGACGAGGTCGGCGCGAGTCTCACCGAGATCGCGATCCTCTCCGAGCTCGCGCAGCGCGACCTCCTCCGCACCGGCGGCGACGGCGCGCCGAGCACCGAGCGCCTCAGCCGCATCGCCGACACGAGCCGCGCCATGCTCGACGCGATGGGCGAGATCATCTGGGCCATCAACCCACAGCACGACCGGCTCGACCGGCTCGCCGCCTACCTCCGCGAGCACGCCGCACGCACGCTCGAAGGCGTCGCGCCCGGAGGCGTGGGCCTCCACGTCCGCCTCCTCTTCCCCACGGACGTCCCGCCCCACGTCGTCTCCGCCGAGTTCCGGCGCAACGTGTTCCTCGTGCTCAAAGAGGCGCTCCACAACCTCGTCCGCCACGCCGGGGCCCACACGGCCACCGTCCGGCTCGAACTCGACGGCGACGCCCTCGTGCTCACCGTGCAGGACGACGGCTGCGGGATGCCGGAGCACGACGCCCCCCGGCCGAGCGGGCGTGGCGGCAACGGGCTCGGCAACATGGCCCACCGCGCGGGGGAGATCGGCGGCACCCTCACGCTCGACGCGGCGCCGGGGCGCGGCACCCGCCTCACGCTCCGTGCGCCCCTATCTGAGCGGGTAAAGGGAGAAGGGTAAAGTGTAAAAAACGGAAACGATCTATGTTGCACGGCGCTCGGTGGCTGCGGTCTCTTCACCCTTTACCCTTTAAACATCACCCCTCCATGCGATTGACGCGGAGGCCCCGGAGCGGGATGTTGGAGCGTACGTCCGCATGCGCATAACGAAGCCAGCCGAGATGATCCGCGTCGCCATCGTCGAGGACCGCACCGAGGTCCGTCAGGGGTTGGGCTACCTCATCGACGGCTCCGATGGGTTCACGTGCGTGGGCACCTACGGCGACGCCGAGCGCGCGCTCGACATGCTCACTGGCGACAATGTGGACGTCGTGCTGATGGACATCGGGCTGCCGGGGATGCAGGGGACCGAGGCCGTCAAACTGCTCAAAGCGTCCCACCCGCGCGTGCAGGTGATGATGCTCACGGTCTACGAAGACGACGACCACGTCTTCTCCTCGCTCCAGAACGGCGCGACGGGCTACGTCCTCAAGACGACGCCCCCTGCCGAGCTCCTCGAAGCCATCACGCGCCTCGCCGGCGGCGGCTCCCCGATGTCGAGCGGGATCGCCCGCCGCATCGTCGAGACGTTCCACCGCGCCCCCCTCGTGCCTGACGACGAGGCTCCGCTCACGGTGCGGGAAGAGGAGATCCTCGCGCTCCTCGCCCAGGGCTACCGCTACCGCGAGATCGGCGAGGAGCTATTCATCTCGATCGACACGGTACGGACGCACATCCGGCACATCTACGAGAAGATGCACGTCCGCTCCCGTGCCGAGGCCACGCTGAAATACCTCGGCCGGGGCTGAGACGCCTCGCCCGCCCGTGTCCGGCCGCCAGGTTGCACCGGGATAAGCAACTGTAAAATCACATCTACGGGTGAGGAAACCCTGGGCCAACGCGTGTCACTTTGAACACGTCGATTCCGCTCATCAGCCCGCTCCAGCCATGCCTCGTTTCTTCGCTACCCTCCTGCTTTGCTTCGTCCTCCTCCCCTTCGCCGCCTGCGACTCCAACTCCGATGGCGACGGAAACGGTAACGGTAACGGTAACGGTGGAAGCACCATCGGCAGTTCGAATGTGACCGTGTCGGGCGCGTTCTCCGACTCCTTCTCCGGCAATGCCGCCTTCGGCGTCGGCGAGGACGGCAGCAGTTTCTCGCTCGCCCTCTTCGAAGGAAACCTCACGGCCGGCGGGACCACCTCCGGCGGGCTCGTCGGAATCGGACGCAACGAGGGTCGACCCGGCGAGGGCACGTTCCAGATCACGGCGAGCGGCTCCGCGATGGACTTTGCTGCGGCGTACATCAGCGATTTCAGCAATACGACGGGGGGCATGTTCGTCGGATCGGCCACGGGCACGCTCACGATCACCTCGTCGACGAGCGGCCGTGTGGCGGGCTCGTTCACCTTTACGGGGCAGGCGGCCTCCACGTCCGGCCCGTTGGGCGAGGTCACCGTCCAGGGCACCTTCACCGCCGACCTCGCCAGCACGATCCCCTCCACCGGCTTCCCGTAACGCCCGGGGTTTGCCTACACACGGCACGCTACTCCTGCGCGCGCCACGCTGCTTCGGTGGCGTGGCGCGTTCCATTGGGGTGCATCGCGAGCCTGCTCAGTTCGACGCCGCGTCGGAGACCGCGGTGCGTTGAAGCTGGCCGCAGACGAGGAGGCAAAGCCCCGGCACGCTCGGGTCCGTGACGTGGTAGTGGGCGAACGCGCCCTCGCGCCGGCACCCGACGATCTCGCCGGCGGCGAGGGCACGGAGGTGCTTCGACGTGTTCTGGTGGCTCTGCTCCGTCGCCTCGGCCAGTTCCTGCACGGTGGCTTCGCCCCGGCCGAGGAGCATGTTCAGGATGCGGAGGCGGACCGGATCGCCGAGGAGGCGGAAGCGGGCGGCGGCCGTTTCGAGGAGGTCGTCGGGAACGGGAGGATGCATGAGGCTTTGCACAACCGATCGGTTGCCCTTGCTTATAAACAGGGAGCGATGGCCTTTCTACTTTCACAACCCTGCGTTGTTTCTAAGAATATAAACCTATCCCCTTCATCATTCCTTTGTCAAGCAGCGCCGGAACTGCGCAACTGATCGGTTGTACACGACGCCACACCACCTGAACCGACCGTCCTTCCTTTATGAACCTCGTTGAACCCTGGCCGTGGTACATCGCCGGCCCCCTCATCGGCCTCGTCGTGCCGGCCCTCCTGCTCTTCGGCGGGAAGGTCTTCGGCATCTCGGCGAACCTCCGACATGCCTGCGCCGCCCTCCCCGTCCCCGCCTCCCGGAAGCCGGGCTTCCTCCGCTACGACTGGAGGACAGCGGGGACGTGGAATCTCGCGTTCGTCGTCGGCGTCGTCGCCGGCGGGTTCGTCGGTATCCAGCTACTCTCCGACCCTAGCGCCCCGCTGTCGATCTCGCCCGACACCGTTGCCGCCCTCGCCGCGCTCGGCGTGACCGATCTCGCGGGCTTCGTCCCGGCACAGCTCATCTCGTGGAGCGCGCTCGCCACGCCCGCCGGCGCGCTGATGGTGATCGGCGGCGGTTTCCTCGTCGGCTTCGGGGCGCGGTGGGCCGGCGGCTGCACGTCCGGCCACGCCATCAGCGGCCTCGCCGACTTCCAGCTCCCGTCGCTCGTCGCCGTCGTCGGCTTCTTCATCGGCGGCCTCGCCGTGACGCACCTCCTGCTCCCCGCCCTCCTCGGATAATGTCACTGCCTGCCATGCTTCCCTATACGACTCCCCTGCCCGACCTCCACGCCGTCGAGCCCGACGAGTGCTTCGACACGGAGCAGGTCGCGCCCGAACAACGTCGCCGCGCGCTCGCTGAGGGGAACGCGCCCCTCGCCCTCGCCGCCTACGCCCTCTTCGGCGCGTACCTCGGCCTCGTGTTCACCAAGAGCCAGGTGATCTCGTGGTTCCGGATCTACGAGATGTTCCGGTTCGAGAGCTTCCACATGTACGGCATCATCGGGAGCGCCGTCGCGACGGCCGCCCTCTCGATCTGGCTCATCAAGAAGCTGAACCTCACGACGATCCACGGCGAGCCGATCCGGCTGAGCCCGAAGCTCTGGGGCCGCAGCCCTATCCCCGGCGCGCGCTACTGGATGGGCGGGATCACGTTCGGGCTCGGCTGGGCGCTCCTCGGCGCGTGCCCCGGCCCGCTCTTCGCCCTCCTCGGCGGCGGGATCTCGGTGATGGTCGCCGCGCTCGTCGCTGCGCTCGCCGGGACGTGGGCCTACGCCCTCCTCCGCGAACGCCTCCCGCACTAGCCTTACCCCACGTACAGGCGCCGCCCGGCACGCCCGGATCCGCCCGAATCGTACGCTCTCTTACCCAGAACCACCGTCGCTCCGCGACCCCACGCCAACTCCCAACGCCATGCTGTTCCGCCAATATTTCGACCCCAAGCTCGCCCAGTATGCGTACCTCGTCGGCTGCCAGCAGACGGGCGAGGCGCTCCTCATCGACCCGCTCCGCGACATCGACCGCTACGTCGAGGCCGCCGAGGCTGAAGGGCTCACGATCGCGGCCGTCGCCGAGACCCACATCCACGCCGACTTCCTCTCCGGCGCCCGCGAGTTCGCCGACCGCTACGGCGCGAAGCTCTACCTCTCCGACGAAGGCGCCGACGAGGGCTGGGCCTCGAACTGGGCCAAAGACTCCGACTACGACGTGACCTTCCTCCGCGACGGCGACACGTTCTGGATCGGGAAGATCGAGATCACCGCCGTCCACACGCCCGGCCACACGCCCGAGCACGTGAGCTACGTCGTCGTCGACAAGGGCTCCGGCGCGACGACGCCGATCGGGATCGCGACGGGCGACTTCGTGTTCGTCGGCGACCTCGGGCGGCCGGACCTGCTTGAGCAGGCCGCCGGGATGCACGGCGTGCAGGAGGACGCCGCGCGCACGCTCTTCCACTCGCTCCCCGCCTTCCGCGAACTCCAAGACTACCTCCAGGTCTGGCCCGCCCACGGCGCCGGCTCGACGTGCGGCAAGGCGCTCGGCGCCGTCCCGACGACGACGGTCGGCTACGAGAAGCTCTACAACGCCTCGCTCGCCGCGGCCGACGAGGGCGAGGACGCCTTCGTCGACGCGATTCTCGCCGGGCAGCCCGAGCCGCAGATGTACTTCGCCCGGATGAAGCGCGACAACCGCGACGGCGTTCCGCTCCTCGGCGCGCTCCCGCAGCCTCGCAAGCTCACCGCGCGCGAGCTCGGCGAGCGCGCCACCGACGGCGCATCGCTCGTGATCGACACCCGGCTCGACCGTTCCGGCTTCACGGCGAAGCACCTCCCCGGCGCGCTCTACGCCCCGATGAACAAGAGCTTCAATACGGTCGTCGGCTCCCTCGTCGTGGACGAGACGACGCCGCTCGTGCTCGTCATCGAAGAGCAGCACGTCGAGGAGGCCGTGCGCGACCTCGTCCGCATCGGCTACGACACCATCGCTGCCTACGCCACGCCGGACACGCTAGAAGCCTACTTCGAGTCCGGCGGCGAGGCCGCGTCCATCGAAGAGATCACGTTCGACGACGTGGCGCGGCTGAGGGACGACGCGGACACGGCGGTCGTAGACGTGCGCTTCGCGAGCGAGTTCGCCGGGGGTCACGTGCCCGGCGCGGTCAACGCCTCGTACACCCGGCTCCCGGACTATGTCGCGACGCGGATTCCCGAGGGCAAGACGCTCCTCGTCCACTGCGCGTCGGGTGCCCGCAGCGCAGCGGCCAGCGCCTTCCTCGCCCGGCTCGGCTACGACGTGAAGTACGTCAGCGACACGTTCGCGGACTACGCCGAAACGCACGACGTGGAAGCCGGCCGCCCGGCGCTCACCCACGCGTAACGCGTGCTCACTACCTGATCGCGGGCCGGGGAACGTCCTCGGCCCGCGCTCCTCTCGCTACCTCCTCTGATGCTTTACGCTCTCCTCGGCGCCGTCGCGATCGGGCTCGTCCTCGGCCTCCTCGGCTCCGGCGGCTCGATCCTCACCGTCCCCGTCCTCGTCTACCTCGCGGGCCAGCCCGACAAAGTCGCGATTGCCGAGAGCCTCGCGATCGTCGGCGCGATCGCGGCCGTGGGCGCGCTCCCCTACGCCCGCCAGAAGCTCGTCGACTGGCACAGCGTCCTTTACTTCGGCGTGCCCGGCATCATCGGGACGTACGGCGGCGCGGCGCTCGCGAAGTGGGTGCCCGGCCCGGTCCAGCTCGCGCTCTTCGCCGTCGTGATGCTCCTCGCGGCCGGGCTGATGTTTCGCGGCCGGAAGGAGGCCCCGGAGGGCGAGCACAAGCGGCAAGCGCTGTGGAAGATCGCGGGCGAAGGCCTCATCGTCGGCGTGCTGACGGGGCTCGTCGGCGTGGGTGGCGGGTTCCTCATCGTCCCGGCGCTCGTGCTCCTCGGCGGGCTCTCGATGCGGCTCGCCGTGGGGACCAGCCTCCTCATCATCGCGGCGAAGAGCGCGGCCGGGTTCTGGAAATACACCGACGTGCTCGCCGAAGCTGGGCAGCACGTCGATTGGAGCCTCATCGGGATTTTTGCAGCGATCGGCATCGTCGGCTCGTTCGCCGGGAATGCCCTCAGCCAGCGCGTGCCGCAGGCCCAGCTCAAGCGCGGCTTCGCCGTCTTCCTCGTCCTCATGGGCGTGTTCATCCTCGCGAAAGAGGGACCGAAAGCGCTCGGGATGCGGGACGCCCAGGCCGCCGCCGCTCCGGCACCGACCGAGCTAGCCGTCACCGAGATCGTCCGCCTCTCCCCTTCCGAAACGGCTGCCTACCTCGCCGCCACGCCCGACGCGGTCGTCGTCGACGTTCGGACGCCCGGCGAGGTCGCCGCGAGCGGTCGCCTCGCGGGCGCGCTCGTCCTCGACGCGATGGCGCCCGACTTCGAGGCTCGTGCGCTCGACGCCCTCGACCCGGCGCAGCCCGTCGTCCTCTACTGCCGCTCCGGCAACCGCTCGGGACAGGCCGCCGAACGCCTCTCCGCCCTCGGCTTCACCGATCTCGCGAACGCGGGCGGCTTCAACGCCCTCGCCGCCGAAGGCTTACCGACGGAACCCTACGCTCCGTAGCCCGGTTGCGAATATCCCGTTCTGC is a window encoding:
- a CDS encoding response regulator transcription factor, which gives rise to MRITKPAEMIRVAIVEDRTEVRQGLGYLIDGSDGFTCVGTYGDAERALDMLTGDNVDVVLMDIGLPGMQGTEAVKLLKASHPRVQVMMLTVYEDDDHVFSSLQNGATGYVLKTTPPAELLEAITRLAGGGSPMSSGIARRIVETFHRAPLVPDDEAPLTVREEEILALLAQGYRYREIGEELFISIDTVRTHIRHIYEKMHVRSRAEATLKYLGRG
- a CDS encoding metalloregulator ArsR/SmtB family transcription factor, whose translation is MHPPVPDDLLETAAARFRLLGDPVRLRILNMLLGRGEATVQELAEATEQSHQNTSKHLRALAAGEIVGCRREGAFAHYHVTDPSVPGLCLLVCGQLQRTAVSDAASN
- a CDS encoding YeeE/YedE thiosulfate transporter family protein; its protein translation is MNLVEPWPWYIAGPLIGLVVPALLLFGGKVFGISANLRHACAALPVPASRKPGFLRYDWRTAGTWNLAFVVGVVAGGFVGIQLLSDPSAPLSISPDTVAALAALGVTDLAGFVPAQLISWSALATPAGALMVIGGGFLVGFGARWAGGCTSGHAISGLADFQLPSLVAVVGFFIGGLAVTHLLLPALLG
- a CDS encoding DUF6691 family protein, whose protein sequence is MLPYTTPLPDLHAVEPDECFDTEQVAPEQRRRALAEGNAPLALAAYALFGAYLGLVFTKSQVISWFRIYEMFRFESFHMYGIIGSAVATAALSIWLIKKLNLTTIHGEPIRLSPKLWGRSPIPGARYWMGGITFGLGWALLGACPGPLFALLGGGISVMVAALVAALAGTWAYALLRERLPH
- a CDS encoding rhodanese-like domain-containing protein, with amino-acid sequence MLFRQYFDPKLAQYAYLVGCQQTGEALLIDPLRDIDRYVEAAEAEGLTIAAVAETHIHADFLSGAREFADRYGAKLYLSDEGADEGWASNWAKDSDYDVTFLRDGDTFWIGKIEITAVHTPGHTPEHVSYVVVDKGSGATTPIGIATGDFVFVGDLGRPDLLEQAAGMHGVQEDAARTLFHSLPAFRELQDYLQVWPAHGAGSTCGKALGAVPTTTVGYEKLYNASLAAADEGEDAFVDAILAGQPEPQMYFARMKRDNRDGVPLLGALPQPRKLTARELGERATDGASLVIDTRLDRSGFTAKHLPGALYAPMNKSFNTVVGSLVVDETTPLVLVIEEQHVEEAVRDLVRIGYDTIAAYATPDTLEAYFESGGEAASIEEITFDDVARLRDDADTAVVDVRFASEFAGGHVPGAVNASYTRLPDYVATRIPEGKTLLVHCASGARSAAASAFLARLGYDVKYVSDTFADYAETHDVEAGRPALTHA
- a CDS encoding TSUP family transporter translates to MLYALLGAVAIGLVLGLLGSGGSILTVPVLVYLAGQPDKVAIAESLAIVGAIAAVGALPYARQKLVDWHSVLYFGVPGIIGTYGGAALAKWVPGPVQLALFAVVMLLAAGLMFRGRKEAPEGEHKRQALWKIAGEGLIVGVLTGLVGVGGGFLIVPALVLLGGLSMRLAVGTSLLIIAAKSAAGFWKYTDVLAEAGQHVDWSLIGIFAAIGIVGSFAGNALSQRVPQAQLKRGFAVFLVLMGVFILAKEGPKALGMRDAQAAAAPAPTELAVTEIVRLSPSETAAYLAATPDAVVVDVRTPGEVAASGRLAGALVLDAMAPDFEARALDALDPAQPVVLYCRSGNRSGQAAERLSALGFTDLANAGGFNALAAEGLPTEPYAP